In Nostoc sphaeroides, the genomic window TGCTATTGCTGCCGCAAAATGGGCCTATGGATCAACCAGAAGTAGAGTGGACAGACGTTAACGGCTGGGGAAGGTCACGCTGGGGAAAGTGGGATATAGCTCAATCTCGTTCTGCTGAATTTACTGTGAAACCGCCTGCAAAGTTAGCTTCAAATGTCGTAACTAAAGTAGAAGCTAGGTTCTTTCGCGCCGTCACACCACAGCAAACCTTCGCTGTCTTGCAATGGTACGCTATGCCAGACGGCGGAAATCCATCACCTTTCCACTGGTTCTTCGCGGATCAATTGGCCCAGTGGCGTAAACAACGCACTCCTTGGGTGGGTGTGAGCATTTTGATTCCAATGGAACCTTTGGGGCAGGTAGAAACATCTTGGCCTTTAGCACAGTCTATTGGAGAAACAGTGCAAGCTAAATTGATGGCAGACTCTTTGTAGAGTCTGCTATAGATGCATTTGTGCAGAGATTCTTCAGTTGGATCTCTACAATCACCTTTAGGTTAAAAATATGAATTTATCAATTATAATTGGCAAAATTTTTCTATTTTTTGTTGGTAAAATACTTGCAGAGAAAAGATACATTTAGGACATTTTTACAGTAAAATTACCACTCGGCGCGACTAATTTTTCTCTCAGTTTTTCTGCACCGATGTTCATCGATACAAATTCTTATATGCGTGCATTTAGCGCCCTGTGTTTTGTCAGTCTTCAAGTAGGAGTTTTCTTAACAACACCTATCCAACTTGTTGTTGCCCAGCCTTTTCCATCCCAAGGACAATCTCCAAGACAGCCCCCCTCGCCTGTGCCAGGTACTGAGGTTATACCTCCAGGTGCAAATGACGAAATTTCCCCCCAACTCAGCCGCTATCTCTTGGGGCCAGGAGATGCAATTGGTGTTGTGCTTCAGCGTCCTCCTGGGCCGTACCGCTTAGGAATAGGAGATGGAATTAGCGTTTCGGTTCAGCGCTTTCCAGATTTGAGCTTTCAAGCTTTAATCAACCCAGAAGGTAACATTGTAGTGCCGCTACTGGGAAAAGTTTCTTTACAAGGTTTGACTTTGGAAGAAGCTCAAGAAAAAATCCGCTTGGGTTTAAATCGTTATGTGGTTGATCCAGTAATTGTTTTAGCCTTAGCAACGCAGCGTCAAGACTTAAGTTTTCAAGCTGTAATTAGTCCAGAAGGTAACATCGTAGTGCCACAAGTGGGAACGGTAGCATTACAAGGTTTAACTTTGGAAGAAGCTCAAGAAAAAATTCGCTTGGGTTTAAGTAGCATTTTACCCGATCCAATTGTAGTAGTATCCTTGGCAGGGACGCGACCAGTTCAAGTTACTATTAGTGGGGAAATATTTAAACCAGGAATTTATCCAATTAATTCAACAACACCCCGTGTTGCTGATGCCTTGCTAATATCCGGTGGTTCAACTTTGAATGCAGACCTGCGACAAGTGCAAGTACGCCGAAAGTTAATTGATGGTTCTGTGATTTCACAAACTATTGATTTATATGCAGCACTGCAAAATGGCGGTTCAATCCCTAATTTACGCTTACAAGACGGAGATGCAATCCTCGTCCCCCGTCGCGAAGTTGGTAATAATGACGATTATGACCGCAATTTGGTAGCACGTTCATCCTTAGCTACACCACAGATTAAAATCCGCGTTTTAAACTACGCTGCGGGAGGTCTTTCCATTCAAGCACTACCTAACGGAAGTACATTTGTAGATGCTTTGGGAGGAGTAAATCTCGACACTGCTAATCTCCGAGATATCGCTCTGGTTCGCTTTGATCCTGAACGAGGTCAAGCTGTTACCCAGAAACTTGATGCTAAAAAAGCTCTAGGAGGGGATGCATCTCAAAATGTGGCGCTTCAAGATAATGATGTTCTTGTTGTTGGTCGGAACCTCATCGGTAGAATTACTAATTTCTTGACTACCATTACCCAACCCTTCTTCAATGTCCAGTCCTTTCTCCGATTTTTTGACAACTTCGGTGGCGGCTCAAATTAGTAACTCTCACCTCTTCACCGATTGTTAGCGAATGTGAAAGAGGGGAAAATGAGAGTGACAAACATAAAGCTGATAACTGATAACTGATAACTAATAACTAATTCTATCTGCCCCTGCCATGACTCCACCAATTGTTAAACGCTATCTTATTGCTTTTGAAAAATATAAGTGGATTGGACTAGCTAGTTTTGGTTTAGTTGTAGTGGGGTCAACGGTGGTGGCTATGCAGCCAGAGCCACCTATTAGCTACATAGCATCTGCCGCACTTACCTATGCTGGCCCACCAGTTTCTTTCTCTACAACTGGTACTCAAATCCAACAGCAAGGAAAGGAACTAAATGAGGATGTTTTATTATCAAACCAAATAATTGCGACAGTGGCAGAGAAAGTAAATATCAAACCTAAACAACTCGGTTCAAGTATTGTCCTTTCTTTACCTAAAAAAAATCCCAGGACTGGAGATTTAGAAACGAGTATCTTTGAACTGAAATATGTAGATAGTGACCCCAAACGAGCCATAGAGGTCTTGACGGCATTGATGCAATCAATGATTAAGTTGAGCAGTGACATCAATACTGGGCGATTACAAGCAATTATTGAAAAGATTAACGAGCGTTTACCACAAGCTAAACGGGAATTGCAAATTGCCGAAAAGAAGCTGGAACAGTACGATCGCATAGAGCGAACGGCAATATTAGCGGCGGAGAATGGCAGCTTGTTAAGCGCTATTACTGCCAGCCAAAATCTCCAACGGCAAATTCAATTAACTATTTCTGGGGTTGATGGTCAAGTTAAGAGTTTACAAAATAAGTTAGGCTTAACAGTCGGACAG contains:
- a CDS encoding polysaccharide biosynthesis/export family protein codes for the protein MFIDTNSYMRAFSALCFVSLQVGVFLTTPIQLVVAQPFPSQGQSPRQPPSPVPGTEVIPPGANDEISPQLSRYLLGPGDAIGVVLQRPPGPYRLGIGDGISVSVQRFPDLSFQALINPEGNIVVPLLGKVSLQGLTLEEAQEKIRLGLNRYVVDPVIVLALATQRQDLSFQAVISPEGNIVVPQVGTVALQGLTLEEAQEKIRLGLSSILPDPIVVVSLAGTRPVQVTISGEIFKPGIYPINSTTPRVADALLISGGSTLNADLRQVQVRRKLIDGSVISQTIDLYAALQNGGSIPNLRLQDGDAILVPRREVGNNDDYDRNLVARSSLATPQIKIRVLNYAAGGLSIQALPNGSTFVDALGGVNLDTANLRDIALVRFDPERGQAVTQKLDAKKALGGDASQNVALQDNDVLVVGRNLIGRITNFLTTITQPFFNVQSFLRFFDNFGGGSN
- a CDS encoding cyanoexosortase B system-associated protein: MISFSKFFKENQLSQVAALLLLLLLLAIAGIPGYLTGHWQWKQPPPVTTLKELKQIRKAGLTLPGWQTIEQAEQQIGEHKWSLQVVKKEGSESQAILLLLPQNGPMDQPEVEWTDVNGWGRSRWGKWDIAQSRSAEFTVKPPAKLASNVVTKVEARFFRAVTPQQTFAVLQWYAMPDGGNPSPFHWFFADQLAQWRKQRTPWVGVSILIPMEPLGQVETSWPLAQSIGETVQAKLMADSL